From Rhodopseudomonas palustris:
GCGCGCCGATCACCGCCAGCGCGGCTGCGGCCAGCGTGGTGCCGAAGAACAGCGGCAGGAACAGCGAGCGGACGATGTCGGCGTTGATCGCGTTCATCGCGGCGATGCCGGTGGCCTGCGGCAGCCGCGCCAGCGCGGTCATTACGAACGTCGAGAACGCGAAATACACGCCGGCCATCAGGCCGCAGCCGATCGCGCCGAACCACAGCAGGGCGGTGACGAGGGGCTGCGTCATGGCGACATCTCCCTTTGGCGAGGCCGGGCTTTGCGGCGCCGCCTTGCTCTGCCTGACTTTCAACCGAATTGAAGCGTCGATACAATCCTGCGCCGCGCGGCGTCCCGCGCGGACGAGGAGATTTTAAATGCACGGACCTGACATGCCACCTCGCCCGGTTTCCCTCGTCGTCGCGGTTGCCGCCGCGTTGGCCGTCCTGGCGGCGCTGCCACCAGCGGTGCAGGCGCAGGGCCTCGTCAAGGGCGTCGAGCAGGGCGCGCGCGAAGGCAACAAGGCGGCAGGTCCCGTTGGCGGCGTGCTGGGCGGCGCGATCGGCGGCGTCGTGGGGGTGGTCGGCGGGGTGCTGACCGGGGTCACCGGCGGCAACACCGCGCGCGGGCCGGTCGGGGCGAAACAGCAGCCGGCGGAGCGGCCCAAATCGGCGACGCAGACGCGCAAGGAGGCGCGGGACGCCAAGGCCGGCAAGGGCAAGGCGGCGCCGGCGGAACTCACCCCGGAGCAGATCGTCGCCAATTCCGACGCCAATATCGAACGCATCAAGAGCGAGCTGAAGCTCACGCCGGAGCAGGACAAGCACTGGGGACAGTTCTCCAGCGCGATGCACTATCTCGGCCAGCACGGCGCCGAACGGCTGACGCTGCGCAAGGCGCGCGCGCAGCGTGATCCGCCCGACGACATCGTCGAGCAGATGCGCAACGAGGCGCAATTCCTGTACGACCGCGGCGCCGACCAGCGCGCCGTCGCCGACGCCGCCGAGCCGCTGTTCGCCACGCTCGACGACAAGCAGAAAGCGATCTTCGTCACAGAGATGGTGCGGCTCAGCACCGAACGCGGGCTCGACTGAGCCGGCGCTGCTGCTCAATCCCGCGGCGTTTTATGTGACGTCGTTCGATTTCAGGACGTTTCCATGCTCCCGGCGTGACACAAAAGTCACGGCGGGGGGCAAACGCGGTCCGTTTGCGCAAAAAATGGTACCGCTGGCCGAACGTTGCCCGCAAAATCCCGACCAATTGACTTGAACGATCGAACAATCGGTTTCGAGACTATTGATTTCGGGGTGCAGGCGTGACGTTTCGGGCAATCATCTTCGGCTCGCTGGCGGCGATCGGCGTCGCCGTGTCGGGAGCTGCGGCGCAGCAAAGCGGGCCGGTTCCGGTCTCCGCGACGCAGCCGGACTACGATGCGCTGTTCGCGCAGATGTATCAGCAGCCGGCCGATCTCGACGTCAGCTTCAAATTCGCGCGCGCGGCGGTCGAGCGCGGCGACTACGAGGCGGCGATCGGCGCGCTGGAGCGGATGCTGTTCTTCAATCCCGATCTGCCGCGGGTGAAGCTCGAACTCGGCGTGCTGTATTTCAAGCTCGCGTCCTACGAGATCGCGCGCGGCTATCTGATCGACGCGATCAAGGGCGGCAACGTGCCCGACGACATCCGCGTCCAGGTGATGGCCTATCTCGCCGAGATCGATCGCCGGCTGTCGAAATACGAGTACAGCGTGTTCCTGCACGCCGGCATGCGCTATCAGACCAACGCCAATATCGGCCCGAACGGCTTGCAGGTGCGCGCGCTCGGGCAGGAGGCGATTCTCGATCCGAGCTTCGGCCGCAAGCCGGACTGGAGCACGTTCCAGACCGTCGCGGCGAGCTACGCCTACAAGCTCAATCTGCGCGGCGACGCGATCGAGACGACGTTCCTGGGCCTGAATTCGCGGCAGATGACGCTGAGCCAGTTCAACCTGGGCTTTGTCGAGATCACCGCCGGCCATCGCGTCGGCCTCGGTCAGAATTCGTCGTTCAAGTATTACGGCATCGGCGACAAGGTCTGGCTCGGCAATTACAGCTACTTCAACGCGCTCGGCGGCGGCCTGTCGGCGCGCACGCAGCTCGGCGGCCTCGGCATGGTCGAGGGCTATGTCGAGACGCGGCACCGCCGCTTCAGCGATTCGACCTATTTCCCGACCGCCGGCAGCCAGACCGGCGACCTGCTGACAGCGGCGGTGCTGACCGATTTCCGCTGGGGCGGGGTGCACTGGACCACCCGCGCCGGCTTCGACGGCAACAAGGCGATCGCCGACTACAACAGCTACAAGCGCTATTCGATCGACGTCGCGTTGCCGATCGAGTTCGTCGCGACGGTGTTCGGCGCGCAGCGCGCTTTCGTGTTCGCGCCGACGGCGGGGTTCAGCCAGGCCAATTACGAAGCGCCGAATTTCATCGTCGATCCGGTGATCGTGCGGCGTGACCAGGAATATCGCTACGGCGCGATCTTCGATGCGCAACTGATCGACAATATCGGGCTGCGCACGCAGGTGACCTACACCAAGATCGACTCCAATCTGCCCAACTACCGCACCAACAATCTGTCGGCCTCGATCGGCCCGACGCTGCGTTTCTGAGGAGATCGGCGATGCGACGGATTTTGCGACAGCGGATCGGGCAGGGGACGATGGCGGCGCTGGCCGCGGCCATGCTGTCCGGCAGCGCGCTCGCGCAGGAAGTCGGCAAGGCTTCGGCGGTCAATCCCAACGCCACCGCCAACATGCGGACCATCACCATCGGCGCGTCGATCACCCACAAGGAGCGGATCCGGACCACCAATGCGGGCTCGGTGCAGTTGCTGTTCATCGACAAGACCTCGATGACGATCGGCCCGAACAGCGATCTGACGATCGACGAATACGTCTATGATCCGAACGCCGGCAGCGGCAAGCTGGCGGCGACGCTCGGCAAAGGCGCGCTGCGCTTCGTCGGCGGCCAGATCAGCCACACCGGCGACGCCGAGATCAAGACCGCGTCCGCCACCGTCGGCATCCGCGGCGGCGTGGCGCTGATCGGCGCCAACCACGTCTATGCCGGCTACGGCTCTTCGACGGTCAGCTCCGGCGGATCGACCGTGACGCTCGGGGCCGGCGAATACACCTCGCTGCAGGGCGGCCAGCCGCCGTCGCCGCCCGGCCCGCCGCCGCCGAACTTCGTTCTGAACCAGATCCAGATGTTCCAGAGCGGCAGCGGCCAGACCGGCGGCGTCGCCCGCGGCGCAGCGTCCCCGGGCAACGTCCAGCGCGCCGAGAACCGCGCCACCGGCACGCCGGGCGGTGCGGTGGCCGGCTCGCTGACGCCGACGCCTCCGCCGCCGGCGATCCCGCCGATCAACCAGGCGGCGTCGACGCTGAATCAGTCGGTGCAGAATTCGACGCAGACCGCGGCGGCCGAGCGGACGGCGCGGGACATTTCGCCGGACGCCGGCAATCCGCGGCCGTCGCTGACGCTGTCGGGCTTCCTCGGCGGGCTGATGCACACCGTCGTCAATGGATCGACCTACAACACGCCGGCTTCGACCGGCACCGC
This genomic window contains:
- a CDS encoding Spy/CpxP family protein refolding chaperone, with the translated sequence MHGPDMPPRPVSLVVAVAAALAVLAALPPAVQAQGLVKGVEQGAREGNKAAGPVGGVLGGAIGGVVGVVGGVLTGVTGGNTARGPVGAKQQPAERPKSATQTRKEARDAKAGKGKAAPAELTPEQIVANSDANIERIKSELKLTPEQDKHWGQFSSAMHYLGQHGAERLTLRKARAQRDPPDDIVEQMRNEAQFLYDRGADQRAVADAAEPLFATLDDKQKAIFVTEMVRLSTERGLD
- a CDS encoding FecR domain-containing protein — protein: MRRILRQRIGQGTMAALAAAMLSGSALAQEVGKASAVNPNATANMRTITIGASITHKERIRTTNAGSVQLLFIDKTSMTIGPNSDLTIDEYVYDPNAGSGKLAATLGKGALRFVGGQISHTGDAEIKTASATVGIRGGVALIGANHVYAGYGSSTVSSGGSTVTLGAGEYTSLQGGQPPSPPGPPPPNFVLNQIQMFQSGSGQTGGVARGAASPGNVQRAENRATGTPGGAVAGSLTPTPPPPAIPPINQAASTLNQSVQNSTQTAAAERTARDISPDAGNPRPSLTLSGFLGGLMHTVVNGSTYNTPASTGTAVGTATIALDAAGNRVQANLSGEVAHGPNTYYLPTTFDYQFGSTDPSLDAQSAYGDYNNFGAAAAHDKSGHPLSKINDLPITNQTGAMLTVTREQARYYATENGSTTTNFCECDYTRWGLWASQSTQYSYFDSIVGFWVAGRPTTAGEVPLSGQATYSGHVVAAIENQSDTYVATGNFQNTVNFGNRTGAVTVTGLDNTNYAGQVQFMQDPRNFAGSLAGDAGARQMALTGSFFRGVAGPASEMGGSVSITGTNYLGGGIFAAQVK
- a CDS encoding tetratricopeptide repeat protein; this encodes MTFRAIIFGSLAAIGVAVSGAAAQQSGPVPVSATQPDYDALFAQMYQQPADLDVSFKFARAAVERGDYEAAIGALERMLFFNPDLPRVKLELGVLYFKLASYEIARGYLIDAIKGGNVPDDIRVQVMAYLAEIDRRLSKYEYSVFLHAGMRYQTNANIGPNGLQVRALGQEAILDPSFGRKPDWSTFQTVAASYAYKLNLRGDAIETTFLGLNSRQMTLSQFNLGFVEITAGHRVGLGQNSSFKYYGIGDKVWLGNYSYFNALGGGLSARTQLGGLGMVEGYVETRHRRFSDSTYFPTAGSQTGDLLTAAVLTDFRWGGVHWTTRAGFDGNKAIADYNSYKRYSIDVALPIEFVATVFGAQRAFVFAPTAGFSQANYEAPNFIVDPVIVRRDQEYRYGAIFDAQLIDNIGLRTQVTYTKIDSNLPNYRTNNLSASIGPTLRF